From Odontesthes bonariensis isolate fOdoBon6 chromosome 21, fOdoBon6.hap1, whole genome shotgun sequence, a single genomic window includes:
- the tmem100a gene encoding transmembrane protein 100, translated as MPEEANKDAMRTPANSEKPNGAELPAAAMAMLNIPLVNEVQLTAATGGAELSCYRCTVPFGVVVLIAGIVVTAVAYSFNSHGSTISYFGLVLLSAGLVLLVSSAICWKVRLERKKERRRESQTALVVHRRSIFT; from the coding sequence ATGCCAGAAGAAGCCAACAAGGACGCCATGAGAACGCCGGCTAACTCGGAGAAGCCCAACGGCGCCGAGCTCCCTGCGGCTGCCATGGCGATGTTAAACATCCCCCTGGTGAACGAAGTCCAGCTGACCGCGGCCACCGGCGGCGCCGAGCTCTCCTGCTACCGCTGCACCGTGCCCTTCGGCGTGGTGGTGCTCATCGCGGGCATCGTGGTCACCGCGGTGGCGTACAGCTTCAACTCGCACGGGTCCACCATCTCCTACTTCGGCTTGGTGCTCCTCTCGGCCGGGCTCGTGCTTTTGGTGTCCAGCGCCATCTGCTGGAAGGTGAGGCtggagaggaagaaggagaggcGGCGGGAGAGTCAAACCGCCTTGGTGGTGCACCGGAGGAGCATTTTCACCTGA